A window of the Bombina bombina isolate aBomBom1 chromosome 3, aBomBom1.pri, whole genome shotgun sequence genome harbors these coding sequences:
- the LOC128654718 gene encoding ecto-ADP-ribosyltransferase 5 isoform X3, with protein MITTILLLTCVTLCPDLVGKFQDTCDPDGDNKTDKHKDMSHSAGDARPKPSSLYHVWPEMKCNMLNLDMVPNAFDDQYKGCSEILETDIMPKILNIEKSYNPPFGTAWDQAKIQWDKTKRTVRIPNGFLDEFGIAISVYTTDFPKENPIYKLFNGNVSTAGKSREHYMHNFYFKALHFYLTRALQVLKRNSKRKHLTYRGTDDSYEVSEAIFRFGRFTSSSLNIEVAKEYYTGLLFELTTCFGVDIHKISAFPKELEVLIPVSEKFKYVGTKGNVYILNSTCELCSYFNCAYLGEEKQKVATCSSAAS; from the exons ATACCTGTGACCCTGATGGAGACAATAAAACAGACAAACACAAGGACATGTCACATAGTGCTGGAGATGCGAGACCTAAGCCCAGCAGTTTGTACCACGTGTGGCCAGAG ATGAAGTGCAATATGCTGAATCTAGACATGGTGCCCAATGCATTTGATGACCAATACAAAGGATGCTCTGAAATACTAGAGACCGACATCATGCCAAAAATTCTAAACATTGAGAAATCGTATAACCCTCCGTTTGGAACAGCATGGGACCAAGCTAAAATACAGTGGGATAAAACTAAAAGAACAGTTCGTATCCCCAATGGATTTCTAGACGAGTTTGGGATCGCAATCAGCGTCTACACTACAGACTTTCCAAAAGAGAATCCAATTTACAAACTGTTTAATGGCAACGTGAGCACAGCTGGAAAATCTAGAGAACATTACATGCACAATTTTTACTTTAAAGCTCTTCATTTTTACCTTACGAGAGCGTTGCAGGTGCTGAAAAGGAATTCAAAGAGAAAACACCTGACTTATAGAGGAACAGATGATTCTTATGAGGTTTCGGAAGCCATTTTTAGATTTGGGAGGTTCACCTCATCGTCCCTAAACATAGAAGTTGCCAAGGAATATTACACAGGGTTGCTCTTTGAACTAACTACGTGCTTTGGCGTGGACATCCACAAAATTTCTGCCTTTCCCAAAGAATTGGAAGTTTTAATACCAGTTTCAGAGAAGTTTAAATATGTTGGCACAAAAGGAAATGTTTATATTCTGAATAGCACTTGTGAACTCTGTAGTTACTTTAATTGTGCTTACTTAGGAG AGGAAAAGCAGAAAGTGGCTACGTGCAGCTCTG cggCCTCATGA